Proteins encoded together in one Salvia miltiorrhiza cultivar Shanhuang (shh) unplaced genomic scaffold, IMPLAD_Smil_shh fragScaff_scaffold_143_1, whole genome shotgun sequence window:
- the LOC131002517 gene encoding DNA excision repair protein ERCC-1-like has protein sequence MENRGDPEQQKQNNASFVVKIPSYEEVVESSQPKSQSLFEPSSSFSQAFNFIKNTEFYTTPPSAPLAQSSKDAPSSSQGSYPRQTIQSEAPSTSVSSAGANRNAIIVSHRQKGNPLLKHIRNVRWVFADVVCDYLLGQNACALYLSLRYHLLHPDYLYFRIRELQKNFKLRVVLCHVDVEDVVKPLLEVTKTALLHDCTLLCAWSLEECGRYLETIKVYENKPADLIQGQMDMDYISRLNHALTSIRHVNKTDVVTLGSTFGSLSSIMDASMEDLARCPGIGERKVRRLYDTFHEPFKRAVPNPAAPVAENPIASVSERNEEVKENQETSKEHKKEEEISVRSALKAAFAKYSGTRGSKRKAAVQAETEEDAADTRRANEGEEVRAVNESSS, from the exons ATGGAAAACAGAGGTGATCCTGAGCAGCAGAAACAGAATAATGCATCATTTGTTGTGAAAATACCTTCATATGAAGAGGTGGTTGAGAGCTCCCAACCTAAGTCGCAATCTTTATTCGAGCCTTCCTCCTCCTTTTCGCAAGCTTTCAATTTTATCAAAAACACTGAATTTTACACCACCCCGCCATCTGCACCGCTGGCTCAGTCCTCCAAAGATGCCCCTTCATCCTCTCAAGGATCTTATCCAAG GCAAACCATTCAATCTGAAGCTCCTTCCACTTCAGTTTCATCAGCTGGTGCAAATCGGAATGCCATCATCGTTAGCCATAGACAG AAGGGCAACCCTTTGCTAAAGCATATAAGGAATGTTCGATGGGTTTTCGCTGATGTTGTTTGCGACTACTTGTTGGGCCAAAATGCTTGTGCGCTTTATTTGAG TCTTCGCTATCATCTTCTACATCCAGATTATCTGTATTTTCGGATAAGGGAACTGCAAAAGAATTTCAAGCTTCGCGTCGTATTATGCCATGTTGATGTG GAAGATGTTGTTAAGCCTCTACTTGAAGTCACAAAAACGGCACTACTCCATGACTGCACTCTTTTATGTGCTTGGAG CTTGGAAGAGTGTGGTCGGTACCTGGAGACCattaaagtttatgaaaataaaCCTGCCGATCTTATTCAGGGACAGATGGATATGGACTACATTTCACGG TTAAACCATGCACTCACATCAATCCGGCATGTTAACAAGACAGATGTTGTTACTCTTGGGTCTACATTCGGG TCTCTTTCCAGTATCATGGACGCATCAATGGAAGATCTTGCCCGTTGCCCGGgcataggagagagaaag GTCAGACGCTTGTACGATACTTTCCATGAGCCGTTCAAGCGCGCAGTTCCTAACCCTGCTGCGCCCGTTGCTGAAAATCCTATCGCGTCTGTAAGTGAAAGAAACGAGGAAGTTAAGGAGAATCAAGAGACGAGCAAAGAGCataagaaagaagaagagatcAGCGTAAGATCTGCCCTGAAGGCAGCGTTTGCCAAGTACTCCGGCACCAGGGGAAGCAAGAGGAAGGCCGCGGTGCAGGCGGAAACGGAGGAGGATGCAGCCGACACCCGACGAGCCAACGAAGGTGAAGAAG ttagggctgtaaacgagtcgAGCTCCTAG
- the LOC131002552 gene encoding receptor-like protein 19, which produces MEGLPDLKVLVLKSNKFDGNMSLPSRSNLPFQKLQVLDISDNEFVGSLPQTYFKNFRGMMDVKENKTDLITSSDDASFLRYVEMRITLKGLDLLLKRLLKTFTTIDLSSNNFSGSIPDSIGNLNSLRYLNLSHNNLMGHIPASLGNISVLESLDLSSNKLDGRIPSELTRLTFLAKLNLSMNNLVGQIPQSTQFSTFENDSYVGNLRLCGFPLTRKCNEENGQQMQPEEEEEEEEYGFIDGFGWRSVVMGYGCGIIVGIGIGCWIIRFGRPRWLVEFFFGVGYTYKKNKKKTRKRATPTQRRT; this is translated from the coding sequence ATGGAAGGTCTTCCTGACCTTAAAGTGCTCGTCTTGAAGTCTAACAAGTTTGATGGTAACATGTCGCTGCCTTCACGAAGTAACCTTCCATTTCAAAAGTTGCAAGTTTTAGATATATCTGACAATGAATTTGTGGGGTCTCTCCCTCAAACATATTTCAAGAACTTTAGAGGAATGATGGATGTGAAGGAAAATAAGACAGATCTAATTACAAGTAGTGATGATGCCTCTTTTCTAAGGTATGTGGAGATGAGAATCACCTTGAAAGGTTTGGATCTGTTATTGAAGAGACTGTTGAAAACCTTTACAACCATTGACTTATCCTCCAACAATTTCTCTGGTAGTATTCCAGATTCCATAGGTAATCTGAATTCTCTGAGATACTTGAATTTGTCCCACAATAATCTCATGGGACACATACCTGCATCTCTTGGAAATATAAGTGTGCTTGAATCATTGGACTTGTCATCGAACAAATTGGATGGAAGAATTCCAAGTGAATTGACGAGGTTGACATTTCTTGCGAAATTAAACCTGTCAATGAATAATCTAGTGGGGCAAATACCACAATCTACTCAGTTTTCCACATTTGAGAATGATTCATATGTGGGAAACTTGAGATTGTGTGGATTTCCGTTGACGAGAAAATGCAACGAGGAGAATGGGCAGCAGATGCagccagaagaagaagaagaagaagaagagtatGGATTTATAGATGGATTTGGATGGAGAAGTGTGGTGATGGGATATGGATGTGGAATCAtagttggaattggaattggttGTTGGATTATTCGATTTGGAAGGCCAAGATGGTTGGTGGAATTCTTTTTTGGTGTTGGATATACATacaagaagaacaagaagaagacaaGGAAGAGAGCTACTCCAACACAGAGGAGAACTTGA